One Nicotiana sylvestris chromosome 12, ASM39365v2, whole genome shotgun sequence genomic window carries:
- the LOC138882823 gene encoding uncharacterized protein, translated as MPGIVFASNSKKVWSDFKEKFDRCILTRIYHMWTEIAILKQGTDSVTTYYSRMSDLWNELDVLAPKSSFDCEESKLSLEILEQIRLLQFLMGLRESYSNVRSNVLTRRPVVSVNEAYTIVTQEESHRSLGVVETNRDPLTMMAGKTQGFKPKKFGLVCEHCGYKGHLKENCYKIIGYPADFKRKKKFLSGGPKTYANAASTEELRTIMKKFQGHVLIEDQYN; from the coding sequence ATGCCTGGGATTGTTTTTGCATCAAATTCAAAGAAAGTATGGAGTGATTTCAAAGAGAAGTTTGATAGATGTATTTTGACGAGAATCTATCATATGTGGACAGAAATAGCTATACTAAAACAAGGTACAGATTCAGTAACAACCTATTATTCTAGAATGAGTGATTTGTGGAATGAATTAGATGTGCTAGCCCCTAAGTCTTCCTTTGATTGTGAGGAATCTAAACTTTCACTTGAGATTTTAGAGCAAATTAGGCTACTACAATTTCTCATGGGTTTGCGTGAGAGTTATAGCAATGTTAGGAGCAATGTTCTTACGAGAAGACCAGTTGTTTCAGTAAACGAGGCCTATACGATAGTAACTCAGGAGGAAAGTCATAGATCACTAGGAGTGGTTGAAACAAATAGAGATCCCCTCACTATGATGGCAGGAAAGACTcagggattcaagcctaagaagtTTGGGTTGGTTTGTGAGCACTGTGGCTACAAAGGACACTTGAAAGAAAATTGTTATAAAATTATTGGCTATCCAGCagatttcaaaagaaaaaagaagtttcTGAGTGGAGGGCCAAAGACTTATGCTAATGCAGCAAGCACTGAAGAGTTGAGAACAATTATGAAAAAATTTCAAGGACATGTACTGATAGAGGACCAATACAATTAG